The Bacteroidales bacterium DNA segment CCTCTTATAAGCTTACTAATGAGTTACTCCGTTAGCATGAATCTTTAATTTTGTAATTTTTAACTCTTAAAATAATATTTTATGAAACAACTAGAATTCATTCAAAAATTAGTTATTATTTATGGTCTGCCTGTTTTGCTTATCATTTTTTCACTTCATTCATGTGATTTAGTAGATGAAGCAGAGGACGAAGTTAAGCCTTTTCAGGCAGATGATTATGAATCAAATGATACACGTGATGAAAGTGCTACAATTGATCTTTCTACGGATATTGAAGCTACAATATTTCCAGAAGATGATGTTGATTTTTATGAATTTCAAACTGAGAACACTGGTGAATGGGACAAGGTAGAATTTGATGTCAGTAATGTTTCAGAAGACCTTGAAATCCAAATCATCGTGTACGATGAAAATGGCGAGAAAGTATTTGATGATCACTCAGATACCCCTGGGGCCAGTTTAACTTCCACATTTGAAACCAAAGGCGGAACTTATTATGTTGAAGTTAAAAGCCGCTGGGGTGGTGAGATAGGAAAATATACCTTAAATGTAAGTAATCTGGATTACAATGATGAATATGCTCCTAATGATTCCCGGGATGAGGCTCATGATTTAGGTACATTACCTGCAGAGGAAGTTAAAGGGGTAATTGTCTCTGGTGATGAACAAGACTGGTTTAAATTTACTACAGAGAATGAACGCATATGGGATTATGTTCAGTTTGACGTGACAGATGTTGCCGAGGACATGGAAATTAACTTAGCTGTTTATAACTCAGAAGGAGAAGAAGTTTTCAGCAAACATACAAGTACACCTGGCGCTAACCTGACAGAAGTCAAACTTCCGACTTCTGGTGGAACC contains these protein-coding regions:
- a CDS encoding PPC domain-containing protein — translated: MKQLEFIQKLVIIYGLPVLLIIFSLHSCDLVDEAEDEVKPFQADDYESNDTRDESATIDLSTDIEATIFPEDDVDFYEFQTENTGEWDKVEFDVSNVSEDLEIQIIVYDENGEKVFDDHSDTPGASLTSTFETKGGTYYVEVKSRWGGEIGKYTLNVSNLDYNDEYAPNDSRDEAHDLGTLPAEEVKGVIVSGDEQDWFKFTTENERIWDYVQFDVTDVAEDMEINLAVYNSEGEEVFSKHTSTPGANLTEVKLPTSGGTYYVEVKDRWEEDSESGDYTLDIANLDANDEYEFNDTRDDVYDLGTTSILDIQGAIIYTDEDNGDLDWYMFESTSNEPFTLSFTDLDEDLEVYFEIEDESGNDYSTSNSPGADLNVSSDDMRDIEAKDGGIYYLKVRGHWGGGIFGGDRGDYTLSIEQ